The following are encoded in a window of Streptomyces sp. SAT1 genomic DNA:
- the rpsI gene encoding 30S ribosomal protein S9, protein MAETTAEQPLEELDIDSYTTESEVPVEGEYTSESMASRFGEPQPAAGLGRRKNAIARVRIVPGTGKWKINGRTLEDYFPNKVHQQEVNEPFKVLELEGRYDVVARISGGGVSGQAGALRLGVARALNEADVDNNRGPLKKAGFLKRDDRAVERKKAGLKKARKAPQYSKR, encoded by the coding sequence GTGGCCGAGACCACTGCCGAGCAGCCGCTCGAAGAGCTTGACATCGACAGCTACACCACCGAGTCCGAGGTGCCCGTCGAGGGCGAGTACACCTCGGAGTCGATGGCCTCCCGTTTCGGTGAGCCGCAGCCGGCCGCCGGCCTGGGCCGCCGCAAGAACGCCATCGCCCGTGTCCGGATCGTCCCGGGCACCGGCAAGTGGAAGATCAACGGTCGCACCCTCGAGGACTACTTCCCGAACAAGGTGCACCAGCAGGAAGTCAACGAGCCCTTCAAGGTGCTGGAGCTCGAGGGCCGTTACGACGTCGTCGCCCGCATCTCCGGCGGCGGTGTCTCCGGTCAGGCCGGTGCCCTCCGCCTCGGTGTCGCCCGCGCCCTGAACGAGGCCGACGTCGACAACAACCGCGGCCCGCTCAAGAAGGCCGGCTTCCTCAAGCGCGACGACCGTGCGGTCGAGCGCAAGAAGGCCGGTCTGAAGAAGGCCCGCAAGGCTCCGCAGTACAGCAAGCGCTAA
- a CDS encoding DUF389 domain-containing protein: MLHLRLITPADRTDEVAELIERTVGTAHLVVLPGAARSPAGDVVMCDVAREAADELLGGLRELGIDRSGSIAVESIDLTLSDRAERAEEEAPGEAADAVLWEELTDATHEESTLSITYLAFITLATMIAACGVVLDNAVLIVGAMAVGPEFGPLAGISTALVRRAPRLALRSLVALLAGFALAMAVTVGFSLFMDVLGLFSRAKLEAPRPNTNFVYAPDAFSFVVAVLAGAAGTLSLTSAKSGALVGVAISVTTVPAAANAAVAFAYGDTAQTWGSSKQLLLNLFGIVLAGTLTLLLQKWLWSTQRARMRRPAGRP; this comes from the coding sequence ATGCTGCATCTGCGACTGATCACCCCCGCCGACCGCACCGACGAGGTCGCGGAACTGATCGAGAGGACGGTCGGCACCGCCCACCTGGTGGTGCTGCCGGGCGCCGCCCGCAGCCCCGCCGGGGACGTCGTGATGTGCGACGTCGCCCGGGAGGCCGCCGACGAACTGCTCGGCGGGCTGCGGGAGCTGGGCATCGACCGCAGCGGTTCCATCGCCGTGGAGAGCATCGACCTGACGCTGTCCGACCGGGCGGAGCGGGCCGAGGAGGAGGCACCGGGCGAGGCCGCCGACGCGGTGCTGTGGGAGGAGCTGACCGACGCCACCCACGAGGAGTCGACGCTGTCGATCACCTATCTGGCGTTCATCACCCTGGCCACCATGATCGCGGCCTGCGGTGTGGTGCTCGACAACGCCGTCCTGATCGTCGGCGCGATGGCCGTGGGCCCGGAGTTCGGCCCGCTGGCCGGGATCAGCACGGCCCTGGTGCGGCGGGCGCCGCGGCTCGCGCTGCGCTCGCTGGTCGCGCTGCTGGCCGGGTTCGCGCTGGCGATGGCCGTGACCGTGGGCTTCAGCCTCTTCATGGACGTGCTCGGCCTGTTCAGCCGGGCCAAGCTGGAGGCGCCCCGGCCCAACACCAACTTCGTGTACGCGCCCGACGCGTTCTCCTTCGTGGTGGCGGTCCTCGCCGGGGCCGCCGGCACGCTCTCGCTGACCTCGGCCAAGTCCGGCGCCCTGGTCGGCGTGGCGATCTCGGTGACCACCGTCCCGGCCGCCGCCAACGCGGCCGTCGCCTTCGCCTACGGCGACACCGCCCAGACCTGGGGCTCCAGCAAGCAACTGCTGCTGAACCTCTTCGGCATCGTGCTCGCCGGGACCCTCACCCTGCTCCTCCAGAAGTGGCTGTGGTCCACCCAGCGCGCCCGTATGCGCAGGCCCGCCGGGCGGCCGTAG
- a CDS encoding DNA-directed RNA polymerase subunit alpha translates to MLIAQRPSLTEEVVDEFRSRFVIEPLEPGFGYTLGNSLRRTLLSSIPGAAVTSIRIDGVLHEFTTVPGVKEDVTDLILNIKQLVVSSEHDEPVVMYLRKQGPGLVTAADIAPPAGVEVHNPDLVLATLNGKGKLEMELTVERGRGYVSAVQNKQVGQEIGRIPVDSIYSPVLKVTYKVEATRVEQRTDFDKLIVDVETKQAMRPRDAMASAGKTLVELFGLARELNIDAEGIDMGPSPTDAALAADLALPIEELELTVRSYNCLKREGIHSVGELVARSEADLLDIRNFGAKSIDEVKAKLAGMGLALKDSPPGFDPTAAADAFGADDDADAGFVETEQY, encoded by the coding sequence ATGCTGATCGCTCAGCGACCTTCGTTGACCGAAGAGGTCGTCGACGAGTTCCGCTCCCGGTTCGTCATCGAGCCGCTGGAGCCGGGCTTCGGCTACACCCTCGGCAACTCCCTGCGCCGTACCCTCCTGTCCTCGATCCCGGGTGCGGCGGTCACGTCCATCCGCATCGACGGCGTGCTGCACGAGTTCACCACCGTGCCGGGCGTCAAGGAGGACGTCACCGACCTGATCCTCAACATCAAGCAGCTGGTCGTCTCCTCGGAGCACGACGAGCCGGTCGTGATGTACCTGCGCAAGCAGGGCCCGGGTCTGGTCACCGCCGCCGACATCGCGCCCCCGGCCGGTGTCGAGGTGCACAACCCCGACCTCGTCCTCGCCACGCTCAACGGCAAGGGCAAGCTGGAGATGGAGCTGACCGTCGAGCGCGGTCGCGGCTATGTCTCCGCCGTGCAGAACAAGCAGGTGGGCCAGGAGATCGGCCGTATCCCGGTCGACTCCATCTACTCGCCGGTGCTCAAGGTCACGTACAAGGTCGAGGCCACCCGTGTCGAGCAGCGCACCGACTTCGACAAGCTGATCGTCGACGTCGAGACCAAGCAGGCGATGCGTCCGCGCGACGCCATGGCCTCCGCGGGCAAGACCCTGGTGGAGCTGTTCGGTCTCGCCCGCGAGCTGAACATCGACGCCGAGGGCATCGACATGGGTCCGTCCCCGACGGACGCCGCGCTCGCCGCCGATCTGGCGCTGCCGATCGAGGAGCTGGAGCTCACCGTTCGGTCGTACAACTGCCTCAAGCGCGAGGGCATCCACTCCGTGGGTGAGCTCGTCGCCCGCTCCGAGGCCGACCTGCTCGACATCCGCAACTTCGGTGCGAAGTCGATCGACGAGGTCAAGGCGAAGCTGGCCGGCATGGGCCTGGCCCTCAAGGACAGCCCGCCCGGATTCGACCCGACCGCCGCCGCGGACGCCTTCGGCGCCGACGACGACGCGGACGCCGGGTTCGTCGAGACCGAGCAGTACTGA
- the rplM gene encoding 50S ribosomal protein L13, with protein MRTYSPKPGDITRQWHVIDAQDVVLGRLATTAATLLRGKHKPIYAPHVDAGDFVIIINADKVHLSGNKRQQKLAYRHSGYPGGLRSVRYDDLLANNPEKAVEKAVKGMLPKNTLGRQMLSKLKVYRGDQHPHGAQQPVPFEITQVAQ; from the coding sequence GTGCGTACGTACAGCCCCAAGCCCGGCGACATCACGCGCCAGTGGCACGTCATCGACGCCCAGGACGTCGTCCTGGGTCGTCTGGCGACCACCGCCGCCACCCTCCTGCGCGGCAAGCACAAGCCGATCTACGCGCCGCACGTCGACGCTGGTGACTTCGTCATCATCATCAACGCCGACAAGGTGCACCTGTCCGGCAACAAGCGGCAGCAGAAGCTGGCGTACCGCCACTCCGGCTACCCGGGTGGTCTGCGCTCCGTCCGCTACGACGACCTGCTCGCGAACAACCCCGAGAAGGCCGTCGAGAAGGCCGTCAAGGGCATGCTCCCCAAGAACACCCTGGGCCGTCAGATGCTCTCGAAGCTGAAGGTCTACAGGGGTGACCAGCACCCGCACGGCGCCCAGCAGCCGGTGCCGTTCGAGATCACCCAGGTCGCGCAGTAA
- the glmM gene encoding phosphoglucosamine mutase: protein MGRLFGTDGVRGVANADLTAEMALGLSVAAAHVLAEAGTFEGHRPKAVVGRDPRASGEFLEAAVVAGLASAGVDVLRVGVLPTPAVAYLTGSLGADLGVMLSASHNAMPDNGIKFFARGGHKLADELEDRIEKIYQEHRTGAPWDRPTGAGVGRVRDYDEGFDKYVAHLVGVLPNRLDGLRIVLDEAHGAAARVSPEAFARAGAEVVTIGAEPDGLNINDGCGSTHLDQLKAAVVAHGAHLGIAHDGDADRCLAVDHTGEEIDGDQILAVLALAMRERSALRSDTVVATVMSNLGFKLAMEREGIRLLQTGVGDRYVLEEMKSGGFALGGEQSGHVIILDHATTGDGTLTGLMLAARVADTGRTLRELAGVMERLPQVLVNVPDVDKSRVRTSADLATAVAEAEHELGQTGRVLLRPSGTEPLVRVMVEAADIEQARSVAGRLADAVKSALG, encoded by the coding sequence GTGGGACGACTCTTCGGCACGGACGGCGTGCGTGGCGTCGCCAACGCGGACCTGACCGCCGAGATGGCGCTCGGCCTGTCCGTCGCCGCGGCGCACGTACTGGCCGAGGCGGGCACCTTCGAGGGGCACCGCCCGAAGGCCGTGGTCGGCCGGGACCCGCGCGCCTCCGGGGAGTTCCTGGAGGCCGCCGTGGTCGCGGGCCTGGCCAGCGCCGGTGTGGACGTGCTGCGGGTCGGCGTGCTGCCGACGCCCGCCGTCGCGTATCTGACCGGCTCGCTCGGCGCCGACCTCGGCGTGATGCTCTCGGCCAGCCACAACGCCATGCCGGACAACGGCATCAAGTTCTTCGCCCGCGGCGGCCACAAGCTCGCCGACGAGCTGGAGGACCGGATCGAGAAGATCTACCAGGAGCACCGCACCGGCGCCCCCTGGGACCGGCCGACCGGCGCCGGCGTCGGCCGGGTGCGCGACTACGACGAGGGCTTCGACAAGTACGTCGCCCATCTCGTCGGGGTCCTGCCCAACCGGCTCGACGGCCTGCGGATCGTGCTGGACGAGGCGCACGGCGCCGCCGCCCGGGTCTCGCCCGAGGCGTTCGCGCGGGCCGGTGCCGAGGTCGTCACCATCGGTGCCGAACCGGACGGCCTCAACATCAACGACGGCTGCGGCTCCACCCACCTGGACCAGCTCAAGGCCGCCGTCGTCGCGCACGGCGCCCACCTGGGCATCGCGCACGACGGCGACGCCGACCGCTGCCTGGCCGTGGACCACACCGGCGAGGAGATCGACGGCGACCAGATCCTGGCCGTGCTCGCGCTGGCGATGCGGGAGCGTTCCGCGCTGCGCTCCGACACCGTCGTCGCGACCGTCATGTCCAACCTGGGCTTCAAGCTGGCCATGGAGCGCGAGGGCATCCGCCTCCTGCAGACCGGTGTCGGCGACCGGTACGTCCTGGAGGAGATGAAGTCCGGCGGGTTCGCCCTCGGCGGCGAGCAGTCCGGCCACGTCATCATCCTCGACCACGCCACCACCGGCGACGGCACGCTGACCGGCCTGATGCTGGCGGCCCGGGTCGCGGACACCGGCCGTACGCTGCGGGAGCTGGCCGGGGTGATGGAGCGCCTGCCGCAGGTCCTGGTCAATGTGCCGGACGTGGACAAGTCCCGGGTGCGGACCTCCGCCGACCTGGCCACCGCGGTCGCCGAGGCCGAGCACGAGCTGGGCCAGACCGGCCGGGTGCTGCTGCGCCCCTCCGGCACCGAGCCGCTGGTGCGCGTCATGGTCGAGGCCGCCGACATCGAGCAGGCCCGCTCGGTGGCGGGACGGCTGGCGGACGCGGTGAAGTCGGCGCTGGGCTGA
- a CDS encoding UDP-glucose dehydrogenase family protein, with protein MRLTVIGTGRLGATHAACMAELGHEVAGVDVDRGKVAALGAGRVPFHEPGLAPLVARHTASGRLRFTTSFEEAGAFGQVHFVCVGTPQRQGGDAADLTCVERAFAAIAGHTRKGALLVGRSTVPVGTADRLAAAHGVEIAWNPEFLREGFAVRDTLRPDRLVFGVRTARAERLLRTVYAPLLGAGTPLVVTGFATAELVKTAANSFLATRISFINAMAEVCEATGGDVRRLAEALGLDGRIGPAFLRAGAGFGGGCLPEDIRAFAHRAAELGVDLGLLRQVDAINMRRRDRVIAMARELCGGTVLGARVAVLGAAFKPDSDDVRDSPALNVAARLGLDGADVTVYDPVAMDNAREAFPLLGYALSAEEALRGAELVLHLTEWPQFREVDPVRAAALVYRPRIVDGRGVLDADRWTAAGWRFWALGGSGPVGAAGESREGGQR; from the coding sequence ATGCGGCTCACCGTCATCGGCACCGGCCGCCTGGGTGCCACGCACGCCGCCTGCATGGCGGAGCTGGGGCACGAGGTGGCCGGCGTCGACGTCGACCGGGGCAAGGTCGCCGCGCTGGGCGCCGGGCGGGTGCCGTTCCACGAGCCGGGGCTCGCGCCGTTGGTCGCCCGGCACACGGCGAGCGGACGGCTGCGGTTCACCACCTCCTTCGAGGAGGCGGGCGCCTTCGGCCAGGTGCACTTCGTGTGTGTGGGCACCCCGCAGCGCCAGGGCGGCGACGCGGCCGACCTGACCTGTGTGGAGCGCGCCTTCGCCGCCATCGCGGGGCACACGCGCAAGGGCGCGCTGCTGGTGGGCAGGTCGACGGTGCCGGTGGGCACGGCGGACCGGCTGGCCGCGGCGCACGGCGTGGAGATCGCCTGGAACCCGGAGTTCCTGCGGGAGGGCTTCGCCGTCCGGGACACGCTGCGGCCCGACCGGCTGGTGTTCGGGGTGCGCACGGCGCGTGCCGAGCGGCTGCTGCGGACCGTGTACGCGCCGCTGCTGGGCGCCGGGACGCCGCTGGTCGTCACCGGGTTCGCCACCGCCGAGCTGGTGAAGACGGCCGCGAACTCCTTCCTGGCCACCAGGATCTCCTTCATCAACGCGATGGCCGAGGTGTGCGAGGCCACCGGCGGTGACGTACGGCGGCTGGCCGAGGCGCTGGGGCTCGACGGGCGGATCGGGCCGGCGTTCCTGCGGGCCGGGGCGGGTTTCGGCGGGGGCTGCCTGCCCGAGGACATCCGGGCCTTCGCGCACCGGGCCGCCGAGCTGGGCGTGGACCTGGGGCTGCTGCGCCAGGTCGACGCGATCAACATGCGGCGCCGGGACCGGGTGATCGCGATGGCCCGGGAGCTGTGCGGGGGCACGGTCCTCGGGGCGCGGGTGGCCGTCCTGGGCGCGGCCTTCAAGCCGGACTCCGACGACGTCCGCGACTCGCCCGCGCTGAACGTGGCCGCGCGGCTCGGTCTCGACGGTGCCGATGTGACGGTCTACGACCCCGTGGCCATGGACAACGCGCGCGAGGCGTTCCCGCTGCTCGGCTACGCGCTGTCGGCCGAGGAGGCGCTGCGCGGCGCTGAGCTGGTGCTGCATCTGACCGAGTGGCCGCAGTTCCGCGAGGTCGATCCGGTCCGGGCGGCGGCGCTGGTGTACCGTCCGCGGATCGTGGACGGCAGGGGCGTGCTGGACGCGGACCGCTGGACGGCGGCGGGCTGGCGGTTCTGGGCGCTGGGCGGCTCCGGGCCGGTGGGGGCGGCCGGGGAGAGCAGGGAGGGCGGGCAGCGATGA
- the truA gene encoding tRNA pseudouridine(38-40) synthase TruA: MSDEAEPGHVRVRLDLSYDGGGFHGWAKQAGGKRTVQGEIEDALRTVTRSQRTYELTVAGRTDAGVHARGQVAHVDLPEEVWREHHEKLLKRLAGRLPKDVRVWALRPAPSGFNARFSAVWRRYAYRVTDNAGGVDPLLRGHVLWHDWPLDVDAMNEAARALLGEHDFAAYCKKREGATTIRTLQQLSLERGADGIVTATVRADAFCHNMVRSLIGALLFVGDGHRPPDWPGKVLAAGVRDSAVHVVRPHGLTLEEVGYPADELLAARSREARNKRSLPAAGCC; this comes from the coding sequence GTGAGTGACGAAGCAGAGCCCGGTCATGTCCGCGTCCGCCTCGACCTGTCCTACGACGGCGGCGGCTTCCACGGCTGGGCCAAGCAGGCCGGCGGGAAGCGCACCGTGCAGGGCGAGATCGAGGACGCGCTGCGCACGGTCACGCGCTCGCAGCGGACGTACGAGCTGACCGTCGCCGGGCGGACCGACGCCGGGGTGCACGCGCGCGGCCAGGTGGCCCATGTGGACCTGCCGGAGGAGGTCTGGCGCGAGCACCACGAGAAGCTGCTCAAACGGCTCGCCGGGCGGCTGCCCAAGGACGTGCGCGTCTGGGCGCTGCGGCCCGCCCCGAGCGGCTTCAACGCCCGTTTCTCCGCCGTCTGGCGCCGCTACGCCTACCGGGTCACCGACAACGCGGGCGGGGTCGACCCGCTGCTGCGCGGCCACGTCCTGTGGCACGACTGGCCGCTGGACGTCGACGCCATGAACGAGGCCGCCCGCGCCCTGCTCGGCGAGCACGACTTCGCCGCGTACTGCAAGAAGCGCGAGGGCGCGACCACCATCCGCACCCTTCAGCAGCTCAGCCTGGAGCGCGGGGCGGACGGGATCGTCACGGCCACGGTCCGCGCGGACGCGTTCTGCCACAACATGGTGCGCTCGCTGATCGGCGCGCTGCTCTTCGTCGGCGACGGCCACCGCCCGCCCGACTGGCCCGGAAAGGTGCTGGCCGCGGGCGTACGGGACTCCGCCGTGCATGTCGTACGGCCGCACGGGCTGACGCTGGAGGAGGTCGGCTACCCGGCCGACGAGCTGCTGGCCGCGCGCAGCCGGGAGGCGCGCAACAAGCGGTCGCTGCCCGCCGCCGGCTGCTGCTGA
- the rplQ gene encoding 50S ribosomal protein L17, producing the protein MPRPTKGARLGGSAAHEKLLLANLAKALFEHGRITTTEAKARRLRPYAERLVTKAKKGDLHNRRQVLQVITDKSVVHTLFTEIGPRYENRPGGYTRITKIGNRRGDNAPMAVIELVEALTVQQNAVGEAEAATKRAVKEAEEAKVEQTEATEAPAEESKDA; encoded by the coding sequence ATGCCGAGGCCCACCAAGGGTGCCCGTCTGGGCGGCAGCGCCGCGCACGAGAAGCTCCTCCTCGCGAACCTCGCGAAGGCGCTGTTCGAGCACGGCCGCATCACCACCACCGAGGCGAAGGCGCGCCGCCTGCGCCCGTACGCCGAGCGTCTGGTCACCAAGGCGAAGAAGGGCGACCTTCACAACCGCCGTCAGGTGCTCCAGGTCATCACGGACAAGAGCGTCGTCCACACGCTCTTCACCGAGATCGGCCCGCGGTACGAGAACCGTCCCGGTGGCTACACCCGCATCACCAAGATCGGTAACCGCCGTGGCGACAACGCGCCCATGGCCGTCATCGAGCTGGTCGAGGCGCTGACGGTGCAGCAGAACGCCGTGGGCGAGGCCGAGGCCGCCACCAAGCGCGCGGTCAAGGAGGCCGAGGAGGCCAAGGTCGAGCAGACCGAGGCCACCGAGGCTCCGGCCGAGGAGTCCAAGGACGCCTGA
- the map gene encoding type I methionyl aminopeptidase: MVQIKTPEQIATMRAAGLVVAAIHAATREAAVPGASTKDLDQVARKVLAEHDAKPNFLGYGGFPATICTSVNEVVVHGIPSEDVVLKDGDIISIDCGAIVDGWHGDAAYTAFVGSGHAPELVELSRVTEESMWAGIAAMKQGNRLVDISRAVETYIRRQPKPGGGKYGIIEDYGGHGIGTEMHMDPHLLNYVDRRRGKGPKLVPGFCLAIEPMVSLGTPRTRVLDDEWTVITTDGTWSSHWEHSVALTEQGPLVLTSPDGGRAKLAELGVTAAPDPLG; the protein is encoded by the coding sequence ATGGTGCAGATCAAGACGCCCGAGCAGATCGCCACGATGCGTGCGGCGGGGCTGGTCGTCGCCGCGATCCACGCGGCCACCCGGGAGGCGGCCGTGCCGGGCGCGAGTACCAAGGACCTGGACCAGGTGGCCCGCAAGGTGCTGGCCGAGCACGACGCCAAGCCGAACTTCCTCGGTTACGGCGGCTTCCCCGCCACGATCTGCACCTCGGTCAACGAGGTCGTCGTGCACGGCATCCCCTCCGAGGACGTCGTCCTCAAGGACGGCGACATCATCTCCATCGACTGCGGCGCGATCGTCGACGGCTGGCACGGTGACGCGGCGTACACCGCCTTCGTCGGTTCCGGGCACGCCCCGGAACTGGTCGAGCTGTCGCGGGTGACCGAGGAGTCGATGTGGGCGGGCATCGCGGCCATGAAGCAGGGCAACCGGCTCGTGGACATCTCCCGTGCCGTCGAGACGTACATCCGCCGCCAGCCCAAGCCCGGCGGCGGCAAGTACGGGATCATCGAGGACTACGGCGGCCACGGCATCGGCACCGAGATGCACATGGACCCGCATCTGCTGAACTACGTCGACCGCCGCCGCGGCAAGGGCCCCAAGCTGGTCCCCGGCTTCTGCCTGGCCATCGAGCCCATGGTCTCCCTCGGCACCCCGAGGACCCGCGTCCTGGACGACGAGTGGACGGTCATCACCACGGACGGCACCTGGTCCTCGCACTGGGAGCACTCGGTGGCCCTGACCGAACAGGGCCCGCTGGTCCTGACCTCCCCCGACGGCGGCCGCGCGAAGCTGGCCGAGCTGGGTGTGACGGCGGCGCCTGATCCGCTGGGCTGA
- a CDS encoding adenylate kinase, with amino-acid sequence MRIVLVGPPGAGKGTQATRLAEKLSIPHISTGDLFRANISRQTELGKLAKSYMDAGNLVPDEVTIAMAKDRMEQPDAEGGFLLDGFPRNVSQAEALDETLGSEGIRLDAVLDLEAPEDEVVKRIAGRRICRNDSSHVFHVTYSKPEQEGVCDVCGGELYQRDDDHEDTVRKRLEVYHTQTEPIIDYYRKQGLVVTISSLGPVDEITRRALEALKREDATQ; translated from the coding sequence ATGCGAATCGTCCTCGTCGGGCCGCCGGGCGCAGGCAAGGGTACGCAGGCCACGCGCCTTGCAGAGAAGCTGTCGATCCCGCACATCTCCACGGGTGACCTGTTCCGCGCCAACATCAGCAGGCAGACGGAGCTGGGCAAGCTCGCGAAGTCCTACATGGACGCCGGCAACCTGGTCCCGGACGAGGTCACCATCGCGATGGCCAAGGACCGCATGGAGCAGCCGGACGCCGAGGGCGGGTTCCTGCTCGACGGGTTCCCGCGCAATGTGTCGCAGGCCGAGGCGCTGGACGAGACGCTCGGCAGCGAGGGCATCCGGCTGGACGCGGTGCTCGACCTGGAGGCTCCCGAGGACGAGGTCGTGAAGCGGATCGCCGGCCGGCGCATCTGCCGCAACGACTCCAGTCACGTCTTCCACGTGACGTACAGCAAGCCCGAGCAGGAAGGCGTCTGCGACGTCTGCGGCGGCGAGCTGTACCAGCGGGACGACGACCACGAGGACACCGTCCGCAAGCGGCTCGAGGTCTACCACACGCAGACCGAGCCGATCATCGACTACTACCGGAAGCAGGGCCTGGTCGTGACGATCTCGTCGCTGGGCCCGGTGGACGAGATCACGCGGCGCGCCCTGGAGGCGCTCAAGCGCGAGGACGCCACGCAGTAG
- the rpmJ gene encoding 50S ribosomal protein L36: MKVKPSVKKICDKCRVIRRHGRVMVICENPRHKQRQG; this comes from the coding sequence ATGAAGGTCAAGCCGAGCGTCAAGAAGATCTGCGACAAGTGCAGGGTGATCCGCCGTCACGGTCGGGTCATGGTCATCTGCGAGAACCCGCGCCACAAGCAGCGCCAGGGCTGA
- a CDS encoding polyprenol monophosphomannose synthase, which yields MGRSQDGGDGGGGEDARVTVVMPTYNEAGSLPRTAAAVLGLPLAGLRLLVVDDSSPDGTGRIAEELAREYGTAGAGGGARMSVLHRTEKDGLGRAYVAGMTAALADGADWVVQMDADGSHPAEAVPRMLREALATGAGLVVGSRYAAGGSLDEEWGAHRVLLSRFANAYARAVLGTRIRDITAGFNLWSAAVLRDVDLSTLDSAGYSFQVELKYRAVRAGHRAAEVPIRFGQRAEGVSKMTLRTQLESAVVPLRLRLRRR from the coding sequence ATGGGGCGATCTCAAGACGGCGGCGACGGCGGCGGCGGCGAGGACGCGCGGGTCACGGTGGTGATGCCGACGTACAACGAGGCGGGGAGCCTGCCGCGCACGGCGGCGGCGGTGCTGGGCCTGCCGCTGGCCGGGCTGCGGCTGCTGGTGGTCGACGACTCCAGTCCGGACGGCACCGGCCGGATCGCCGAGGAGCTGGCGCGGGAGTACGGCACGGCCGGTGCCGGGGGCGGCGCCCGGATGAGCGTCCTGCACCGCACGGAGAAGGACGGTCTCGGCCGGGCGTACGTCGCGGGCATGACGGCCGCGCTGGCGGACGGCGCCGACTGGGTCGTGCAGATGGACGCCGACGGCAGCCATCCCGCCGAGGCGGTGCCGCGCATGCTGCGCGAGGCGCTCGCCACCGGGGCCGGTCTCGTGGTGGGCAGCCGGTACGCGGCGGGCGGCTCGCTGGACGAGGAGTGGGGCGCGCACCGGGTGCTGCTCTCCCGGTTCGCGAACGCCTACGCGCGCGCCGTGCTCGGCACGCGGATCAGGGACATCACGGCGGGCTTCAACCTGTGGTCGGCGGCGGTCCTGCGCGACGTGGATCTCTCGACGCTGGACAGCGCGGGCTACAGCTTCCAGGTCGAGCTGAAGTACCGGGCGGTGCGGGCGGGGCACCGGGCCGCCGAGGTGCCGATCCGGTTCGGGCAGCGCGCCGAGGGTGTGTCGAAGATGACGCTGCGCACCCAGCTGGAGTCGGCGGTGGTGCCGCTGCGGCTGCGGCTGCGGCGCCGGTAG
- the infA gene encoding translation initiation factor IF-1 translates to MAKKQGAIEIEGTVVESLPNAMFRVELQNGHQVLAHISGKMRMHYIRILPDDRVVVELSPYDLTRGRIVYRYK, encoded by the coding sequence GTGGCCAAGAAGCAAGGTGCCATCGAGATCGAGGGCACTGTCGTCGAGTCTCTGCCGAACGCCATGTTCAGGGTCGAGCTCCAGAACGGCCACCAGGTCCTGGCACACATCAGCGGCAAGATGCGTATGCACTACATCCGCATCCTCCCTGACGACCGGGTCGTGGTGGAGCTTTCTCCGTACGACCTGACGCGTGGCCGGATCGTCTACCGGTACAAGTAG
- the rpsK gene encoding 30S ribosomal protein S11: protein MPPKGRQGAAKKVRRKEKKNVAHGHAHIKSTFNNTIVSITDPSGNVISWASAGHVGFKGSRKSTPFAAQMAAESAARRAQEHGMRKVDVFVKGPGSGRETAIRSLQATGLEVGSIQDVTPTPHNGCRPPKRRRV, encoded by the coding sequence ATGCCCCCCAAGGGACGTCAGGGCGCTGCCAAGAAGGTGCGCCGCAAGGAAAAGAAGAACGTCGCTCACGGCCACGCGCACATCAAGAGCACGTTCAACAACACCATCGTTTCGATCACCGACCCCAGCGGCAACGTGATCTCCTGGGCCTCCGCCGGCCACGTCGGCTTCAAGGGCTCCCGCAAGTCCACGCCGTTCGCCGCGCAGATGGCCGCCGAGTCGGCTGCCCGCCGCGCCCAGGAGCACGGCATGCGCAAGGTCGACGTGTTCGTCAAGGGCCCGGGTTCCGGTCGTGAGACCGCCATCCGCTCGCTCCAGGCGACCGGTCTCGAGGTCGGCTCCATCCAGGACGTCACCCCGACCCCGCACAACGGCTGCCGCCCGCCGAAGCGCCGTCGCGTCTGA
- the rpsM gene encoding 30S ribosomal protein S13, which translates to MARVSGVDIPREKRVEVALTYVFGIGRTLSQQTLDATGIDPNTRVRDLSEEQLVAIREYVDNNIKTEGDLRREIQADIRRKVEIGCYQGLRHRRGLPVRGQRTSTNARTRKGPRRAIAGKKKPGKK; encoded by the coding sequence ATGGCACGCGTTTCCGGTGTTGACATCCCGCGCGAAAAGCGCGTGGAGGTCGCCCTGACCTATGTGTTCGGCATCGGCCGGACCCTGTCCCAGCAGACGCTGGACGCCACCGGCATCGACCCGAACACCCGCGTTCGCGACCTCTCCGAGGAGCAGCTCGTCGCGATCCGCGAGTACGTCGACAACAACATCAAGACCGAGGGTGACCTCCGTCGCGAGATCCAGGCCGACATCCGCCGCAAGGTCGAGATCGGCTGCTACCAGGGTCTGCGGCACCGCCGCGGTCTGCCCGTCCGCGGTCAGCGCACCAGCACGAACGCCCGTACCCGCAAGGGCCCGCGTCGCGCCATCGCCGGCAAGAAGAAGCCGGGCAAGAAGTAG